Within the Cyanobacterium sp. T60_A2020_053 genome, the region TGATCGACTGAGAGGATATAAGCCTTGGCTTCCTAATGATTGGAAAATAGTTGTTTTAATTGATGAAGATAGACAAGATTGTAAAATTCTTAAACAACAATTAGAAGATATTGCTATGGAAGCTGGATTTTTTACTAAGACTAATCGAAAAATAGATCAAGATTTTCAAGTATTAAATAGAATCGTTATTGAGGAGTTAGAATCATGGTTTTTTGGAGATATAAATGCTATCTGTCAAGCCTATCCCAAAATTTCTCGCTACTTGAATCAGAAAAAATCTTTTCGAGAACCTGATAAAATGGAAGGAGGTACTTGGGAAGCCTTAGAACGAGTTTTAAAACAAGCTGGTTATCATCAAGGCGGATTGGAAAAATTTAAGGCAGCAAAGGCTATCTCCCCTTATCTTAATCCTCTTGTTAATAAGTCTAATAGTTTTCAAGTTTTTTATCTAAGTTTATTGGAAATGACCAAAGTATCTAGCAATCTGGGATGAAAAATTTACCGTTAATTGTCATTTGTGGTGCAACGGCT harbors:
- a CDS encoding DUF4276 family protein, which encodes MHLEFLVEEASLAVTLEYILPKILANFITFKIHDFRGKQELLRKLPDRLRGYKPWLPNDWKIVVLIDEDRQDCKILKQQLEDIAMEAGFFTKTNRKIDQDFQVLNRIVIEELESWFFGDINAICQAYPKISRYLNQKKSFREPDKMEGGTWEALERVLKQAGYHQGGLEKFKAAKAISPYLNPLVNKSNSFQVFYLSLLEMTKVSSNLG